The following is a genomic window from Oceanithermus desulfurans.
GGACGGTACTTACGTCACGCCACCTTTCAAGATCCGTGCGCCGGGTAGAGGACCGTGGTCCTTACTGGGCGCAAGACTCAAGATATCAAAGGGGGGAGGGGGAGTCAAGGGGGGCGGGGCGCCCACGCGCGCCTGGAAAGGTGGCAGAATAGGAGGGTGGTCCTGCTCCGCTGGCTCTTCCTCCTGGCGCTCCTCGCGGCGCTCGTCCTGCTCTTGCTGCAGGCGACGGCCCCGAACCCCGACGCCCGCTTCGTGCGGCGGGTGCGGCGCGCCCTCGGCGAGGTGCTGCGCCGCGGCCGGCGGCTGCGGCCGGAAGAGAAGGCGCTGCTCGACGAGGCCCGGAGGCTGACCGCGGCCCTGGAGCGCCTCGACGCCAAGGCCCGCGAGCTGCGCCGCTTTCTCGCGGCGCGCGACCTGGACGCGCTTGCGCGCAGGCGGATGGAGGGGCGCCTCGCGGAGATGGAGGCGCAGCTCGAGTCCGGAGCGGCCCTGCTTGAGCGCCTGGCCGCCGAGCTTTGGGCGCGCGAACCCCTGGACCTCCCCGCGACCGCGGCCCGGCTGAGCCAAACCCGGCTGGGCCTGCAGAAGGCCCTCGAATCGCCCAAAGAAAAAGAAGGGGTAAACTGATGCCGATGAAGCGCCTTACCTTCGTGCTGGCCCTGCTCGTGCTGGTGGCCGCCTGCACGCCGCAAACCCAGACCCCCGCCCCGGAACCCTTCGCCCGGGAGCAGGGACCCGTGGAGTTCTACCCCCACAACATCGGGCTCTACTGGGTCTACCTACCCCAGACCGACCCTCCCGACTACCCCAGCTTCAAGCTGAGCGTGCTGGGCCCGGGACAGTGGGACCAGGAGCCCGCCACCCAGATGCGGTTCGTGGGGCGCGGCCAGGAGCGCGTCTACTTCCGCCGCTTTAGCGAGGCGGGGGTGGAGCTGCTGGGCTTCAAGGAGCAGATCACCCTGACGCGGGTCTCCTTCGACCCCCCGATGCTTGAGTACCCGCCCGAAGAGCTGCTGCGTCCGGGGTACCGCTGGGGCGGGCGCACCGTGACCCAAAGCGTCTTCCTGCTGCCGACCGGCGCACAGGAGCAGGCCACTCTGCAACTCGAGTACAGCTACGAGGTCAAGGGCAAGAGCCGGGTCGAGGTGCCCGCGGGGTTGTTCGAGGCCTTCGTGATCGAACTGACCGTGACCGACGAGAAGGGCAACCAGACCGTGCAGGAGATCTGGTTCGTGCCCCACGTGGGCGAGGTGCGCACCCGCGAGGGCCTGGTCCTCATCGAGAAGAACTTCTAGGAGGGGCGATGCTGCTTAGCCGTATCCGCGGTCCCGAGGACCTGAAGACGCTGTCCGAGGAAGAACTCCACGAGCTCGTCGAGGAGCTGCGCAGCGAGATCATCCGCGTCACCGCCGAGACCGGCGGCCACCTGGCCAGCAGCCTGGGGGCGGTGGAGCTGATCGTGGCGCTGCACCGCGTCTTCGACTCGCCACGCGACCGCATCCTCTTCGACGTGGGCCACCAGGCCTACGCCCACAAGCTGCTCACCGGCCGCCAGGACCGCTTTCACACCCTGCGTCAGGAAGGCGGGCTCTCGGGCTTCACCAAGGTGAGCGAGTCGGAACACGACGCCATCACCGTAGGTCACGCCTCCACCAGCCTGGCCAACGCCCTGGGCATGGCGGTGGCGCGCGACCTCCAGGGGCAGGATCACAAGATCGTGGCCGTCATCGGCGACGGCGCCCTCACCGGGGGCATGGCCCTGGCCGCGCTCAACAAGATCGGCGAGATGGGCAAAGACATGCTCATCGTACTCAACGACAACGAGATGTCGATCAGCCCCAACGTGGGCGCGCTCGCGGGCTACTTCAAGACGCTGCAGGTGCAGAAGTGGGTGCAGGACGCCGAGAAGCTGGGCAAGGGCTTCCTCGAGCGCATCTCGCCGCGGCTCTTCGAGCTGGCCGACCGCGCCAAGGAAGCCACCAAGATGATCCTCCACCAGGAAAACCCCTTCTACGCCTGGAACCTCCGCTACGTCGGCCCGGTGGACGGGCACGACCTGAAGGGGCTCGTCTACCTGCTGGAAAAGCTGAAGGACCTTTCCGGCCCCACCCTGCTGCACATCGTCACCAAGAAGGGCAAGGGGTACAAGGTGGCCGAGGAGGACCCCACCCACTGGCACGGGGCCAGCCCCTTCAATCCTGACGCACCGCAGAAAAAGAAGGGCAGCCACACCTGGTCGCTCGCCTTCGGCGACGCGGTCACCGAACTGGCCGAGCGCGAGGAGAAGCTGGTCGTGCTCACGCCGGCGATGCGCGAGGGTTCGGGGCTGGTGCGCTACGCCCAGACCTGGCCCGACCGCTACCTCGACGTGGGCATCGCCGAGGACGTGGCCGTGACCACCGCCGCCGGCCTGGCGCTGGCGGGGATGAAGCCGGTGGTGGCCATCTACTCGACCTTCCTGCAGCGGGCCGTGGACCAAGTGATCCACGACGTGGCCATCGAGAAGCTGAACGTCGTCTTCGCCATCGACCGCGCCGGGCTGGTGGGCGCCGACGGCCCCACCCACCACGGCGTCTTCGACCTCGCCTTTTTACGCACGGTGCCGGGAATGCAGATCGCCGCCCCCAAGGACGCCCTCGAGCTGCGGGCCATGCTCGCGGCCGCGCTCGAGCAAAACGGGCCGGTGGCGCTGCGCTGGCCGCGCGGGGCGGTGGAGCCCGCCCCCGAGGGGGCCTGGCCCGAGTGCGCCTGGGGCCGCTGGGAGGTGCTCAAGCCCGGTAGCGAGGTCTACCTGCTCGCCTTCGGCAAGACGCTCGGCTACGCCCTGGAGGCGGCCGCCGCCGACCCCCGCGTGGGGGTGGTGAACGCCCGCTTCCTCAAGCCGCTCGACCGCGAAACCCTGGCCGAGCTGGCGGCCGGTCGCGCGCTCGTGACCGTCGAGGACCACCAGCTCGCCGGCGGCTTCGGCGCCGCGGTGCTCGAGGCCCTGGAGGAGCTGGGCCTCCGCCCCGAGGTGCGCCGCCTCGGCCTGCCCGACCGCTTCACCGATCAGGGCAAGGTCGAAAGCCTGCACGCCCGAGCCGGCATCGACGCCGCCGGGATTCGGCGAGCGCTGGCGGAGCTGGGCGTGAACGTGAACGTCTCCGCGCCGCGCGCGGGCTAGGCTTCCAGGTTCCAGACCCCGGCCTCGATGCGCAGCGTCCGGGTCCAGCCCTCCGGGGCGTGGGTGCCGCTGAGCACCGCCTGCGGCAGCTGGGCGGCGTAGGCCAGCAGCGCCGCCTGGCGGCGGGCATCGAGCTCGGCCGCGAAGTCGTCGACCAAAAGCAGCGGCGGCTCGCCGTGGTGCTCGGCCAGCAGCCGGTGCTCGGCCAGGCGCAGCGCCAGGGCCACGCTGCGCGCCTCGCCGCGGCTCGCGAACTTGACCGCGTCGAGGCTGCCCAGCAGCAGCCGCACGTCGTCGCGGTGGGGCCCCGCCAGGGTGACGCCGCGTTCCAGCTCTTCCTGCAGGTTGGCCTCCAGCACCTCGGCGAGCCGTTCGGGTGGGGCGGTCTCACGCAGCTCAAGCTCCAGCGGCGCGGCGTCGAGCTCGCGGTAGGCCGCGGCCGCCAGCGGGGCCAGGCGCTCGAGGATGCGCCGGCGCCAGTGGAGCACCTGCTCGCCGTAGCCGGCCAGCCGCTCGTTCCAGACCCCCAGGCCGCGGGGGCTCGTCCGCAGGGCGGCGTTGCGCTGGCGCAGCGTCTTCTCGTAGGCCGAGAGCAGCGCCCGGTAGCGGGGCGAGAAGCGCATCAGCGCCAGATCCAGCCAGCGGCGGCGTTCTTCGGGACCGCCGCGCACCAGGGCGATGTCCTCGGGGCGGATCCAGACCGCCCCGGCGTACTCGGAGAGTTCGCGCAGACTCGCGGGGGCCTCGTTGAGGCGGATCTCGCGGCCGCCGCGGCCGAAGCGCTGCTCGAAGCGCACCACCCCCAGCTGGGTCTCCACCTCGGCGAAGAGCCGCGCCTCGGGCGCGCCGAAGCGCACCCGGTCGGCCAGCGCCCCCCGCACCTCGCCGCCGAGGGCCAGGAAGATGGCCTCGAGCAGGTTGGTCTTGCCGCTGGCGTTGGGGCCCACCAGCGCCAGCGGGCCCGGCGGCAGCACCAGCTCCAGGCTCGCGAGGTTGCGGAAGTTCTGCTGGCGCAGCCGGGTGAGGATCATAGGGCGCGGCGGATGGCCTCCACGTCCACGTCGGTGTAGCCGTAGAGGGTGACCTCGAGGT
Proteins encoded in this region:
- the dxs gene encoding 1-deoxy-D-xylulose-5-phosphate synthase gives rise to the protein MLLSRIRGPEDLKTLSEEELHELVEELRSEIIRVTAETGGHLASSLGAVELIVALHRVFDSPRDRILFDVGHQAYAHKLLTGRQDRFHTLRQEGGLSGFTKVSESEHDAITVGHASTSLANALGMAVARDLQGQDHKIVAVIGDGALTGGMALAALNKIGEMGKDMLIVLNDNEMSISPNVGALAGYFKTLQVQKWVQDAEKLGKGFLERISPRLFELADRAKEATKMILHQENPFYAWNLRYVGPVDGHDLKGLVYLLEKLKDLSGPTLLHIVTKKGKGYKVAEEDPTHWHGASPFNPDAPQKKKGSHTWSLAFGDAVTELAEREEKLVVLTPAMREGSGLVRYAQTWPDRYLDVGIAEDVAVTTAAGLALAGMKPVVAIYSTFLQRAVDQVIHDVAIEKLNVVFAIDRAGLVGADGPTHHGVFDLAFLRTVPGMQIAAPKDALELRAMLAAALEQNGPVALRWPRGAVEPAPEGAWPECAWGRWEVLKPGSEVYLLAFGKTLGYALEAAAADPRVGVVNARFLKPLDRETLAELAAGRALVTVEDHQLAGGFGAAVLEALEELGLRPEVRRLGLPDRFTDQGKVESLHARAGIDAAGIRRALAELGVNVNVSAPRAG
- the recF gene encoding DNA replication/repair protein RecF (All proteins in this family for which functions are known are DNA-binding proteins that assist the filamentation of RecA onto DNA for the initiation of recombination or recombinational repair.), which encodes MILTRLRQQNFRNLASLELVLPPGPLALVGPNASGKTNLLEAIFLALGGEVRGALADRVRFGAPEARLFAEVETQLGVVRFEQRFGRGGREIRLNEAPASLRELSEYAGAVWIRPEDIALVRGGPEERRRWLDLALMRFSPRYRALLSAYEKTLRQRNAALRTSPRGLGVWNERLAGYGEQVLHWRRRILERLAPLAAAAYRELDAAPLELELRETAPPERLAEVLEANLQEELERGVTLAGPHRDDVRLLLGSLDAVKFASRGEARSVALALRLAEHRLLAEHHGEPPLLLVDDFAAELDARRQAALLAYAAQLPQAVLSGTHAPEGWTRTLRIEAGVWNLEA